From Rhopalosiphum padi isolate XX-2018 chromosome 2, ASM2088224v1, whole genome shotgun sequence:
atataggaattttaatttattaaatgtttttaatcggaaacggaaaataatattagaaaataagaacttatcattaaaattttctataCAGTACGTTTAgtgaataatgaaaataacttATAACACAATTtctttctaaattattatttttattattttttcaatagaaaatgaatggataatttttttttatctgtagataatacaatatacattttacgattaataataaattgaaaaaagttaaGTCCAAGATTAATACACGTTTATAAACGTCAAAATTTCAATTGATTTACCATCCATAACTAACAAAGTTATGTTCAGTAGAGGTTTCGACCATATTGGCccttttatactaaaaaaaaaaatcaaaaaaaaatttattagattacttttttatgttaaatactgTAGCAATGTTGTGAgagtatcaaatattttaattaattacttttaaaataatgtatcgaGGAATTTAGTACACTGAacgtgtttaaaaattatttaatattccaaaaatattatttgaatacttttattcGAATACATGACAACACTGCACATAGGTGGTTTATGGTACAAGATATGTTACTATACTTCAATAAATGCATGTCTTAAAGAATCCAAGTACGAATTGTAGTCCATTACTCCATTGGCTGAATTCCTCATGAATTCCTCATTGGTTCGATTAATGTATTTGAACAATGCATCTATTTCTGAAAATTTGctctttttttttcgattttctgATCTAGGCGCCTACAGTCgcaacatttattttgaaatatttgtatagaataaaaactacgaacacattataatattacagtatttgTACGAATCCGTCAATACTCAAAACATCaatataattgcattttaaCGAAACATAACATTGGAGACGGTATTGTAACGCTTTAGTTACTctatcactatattatagtatatatgtagtatgtacgaTATAGcatatcttataaattaagaacgttcataaaaaatgaaatagttaCTTCACAATAcgttaattaatataagatttaaatttataaataaa
This genomic window contains:
- the LOC132920804 gene encoding uncharacterized protein LOC132920804 — its product is MSFVLWLALVSTGCLVNVEAEAIDENYILTPETSVIDNSITEAPRSENRKKKSKFSEIDALFKYINRTNEEFMRNSANGVMDYNSYLDSLRHAFIEYKRANMVETSTEHNFVSYGW